A stretch of DNA from Montipora foliosa isolate CH-2021 chromosome 4, ASM3666993v2, whole genome shotgun sequence:
TCTTTCAGTGAGGTTTACAACACCTACATGTCTTCCACCTTCTTCTGTCGGTGCCGATGACATTGCTTGTAGAGAGTTTTTCGGTACCTTCTCAAAGTAATTTAAAATAGACATTGCTGCAAATGAAACGATGGAGGAAAACTCTCGAACAAAGCAAAATGACGGAAATCAATGTTTCGCTCAAAGCTACCGACAAAGTCGTGAATGGCTCAAAGACGTaaaaaagcgcgggaaagtCTGCAGAGCGTGCCGCAATAAAGCGggaaataacaataacagccaGGCGTAAACGATGGTAAAACTTGCAAATTAATTATTTGAACTTTAAACACAAGTAGAGATTTTCTTCAAGCACCTAATTGCTAGTCGAGGTTGGTTTATGTTTTTGGACAATTCCAAAGAAAGGTCAAAGATTGCATGGCCACAAAGAACGAGATGCAGAGGCACTTCTTGTTGATCAGTACACTGTCGCCTTGACTTTGATGAAGGGCAAAGAAAAACTTGTACCCGATGTTGTTGGCCATGTTCCACAAGAAATATCACGTTTTGTGTACTATTTTCTACATCACAGGGGTAGCATCGATGCAGTAGCGGAGGATGAAAAGTATAGGCCTTCTCCAATTGCAAAGGGAGGACTCAAGATAGTCCGCCGAACCACGTTTAAAATTGACAACAGCCGAGCCGTCTCTTCTTCACCGTCTGAAAGAACTTATTGGAAAGAACTACGAGCTTCTTGACGAATCAGCTACAGATGAAGAATAATCACTTGCTAGTGACAATGAAGACGATCTGTCAATTGTGTTCATGATTGATCAAAACGTATGGTGAAAACACAAAGGTTGCGTCTACAAGTTCAACGATCAGCTTTCACGAATTTAAGGCTAAAAAGTCTACGGAAAGGGGAAAATTCATTGATAACAAAAGCAAGAAGAGAAAAACGGTGGATGAAACCCCTGTCATTATCACAGTTGGTATCGCTTCCAGCAAGAAATGCATACTCAAACTCATTCGAGGAAAGTCCTTACCTCTAAAGGTCAGCAAGTCTGCATCAGCAGAAACTGTACGTGAAGAATCGAAGCTTTGAAGAAAAGAGCGGCATACGATGGGTCTTTTAGAAGTGACCGTTCCTCTTCTCTACGTAAGTCAGGTTTTCCCTCAAGGACTCAACGGAACTGTGACACACATTGCAAATCAAGTTGTCGGCACCACTGTGAAGCTCGGGAAGAAAAAATAGTTCGTCGGGTCGGCCGCTTACAGTGTCATGCCTAGAATGCCTTATCCGATGCGTATTCCAATGATCTTTAAcagcgtccaaatcgtcttgcAGCGTTTGTTAAAGCAAAACCATATGCACTCCTGTTGAAGTTTGTTACCCGGACTAAAAATGTCTTATTCTATCAGGTTCTTATTAAAAAACGTCAATCCACCAGCTCGACCTGTTTCTTCGGTAAACTGCCCACCAACTTTCGATACGCTGGTTTGCTGGAGATGATCCGTATTTATGGGCTTCAATATCTTGTCTCAGTGTGCACTGCATGGCTGCCATAACACCATTTTCTGTCCCACAATCTGTTCGCACCCACCAACTTCTGAGACAGTATCTAGGTGAAAATTGGCAGCAACCTCTGGGTGATTGTTCGATCTTGTTACTTTGAGCCACATTATTCGTCTGCTCCACCCGTCAATACAGCCGTGGACGGGGAACCCAAAAGGTTTTAATTTATCATACCCGTCCACGTGCCATGTATGGTTTGGTCCTGGAGAGGAGTACCGTCGCCTTTGCAACGCACGTGACCTTCTTTGTTCGCAACCGTCTGGGTCAAGTTCCTTCATAAGATTCTCACAACGTGCCTTGGTACTTGCATGTTCTGCAAGCGGAGAGTATGCCACATACTCCTGTAACCACCACTGCAACCAGGACCTCTCAGCTCCCTCAAAAATGCCTCGCGTACCAAGTTGAAGTCGTATGTTGGTGTCCTTCTTCGTAGCTGATACTGTCGCAGTCTGTTCTTAAGTGTCCTGATGCTCATCGTTATATCATGAAACTTggccaaaaagtgcactatcgCATCATATTCGTATCCTCTGCTAAAAAAAATACGGTTTAATCTCCTTTTCATCTCCAGTGGGTATGAGCGAAGCTTCCATTGTTAACTGGCTAACCCGAGTGTTCTCAAAACATGGCGGCAAAGAGCACGAGGCTGTATAATCACGTGATATGAAGGTGCCCGTGCTTGTTACCAGTCTTCTAAATTTTTGTTGTGCATCGTGAAACGCTGTTCTGTTCTACGTAACTATTTCGTATCAcaaaagattgttgtgttccgtgaaaaattgttttgcttcacgaaagattgttgtgcaccgtgaaaaattgttttgcatCACGAAATATTGTTGTGTAccgtgaaaaattgttttgcatCACGAAGGATTGTTATGTATCCAGCTCAATATTGAGTTGTGTTttgcccttgtgggccaccgtaatCACGAACTCTTTTTGTTCAAGATATTTTTCAAACACAGCATGAATCCATGATGGAGTAGATATAATCGACAGATATTGGACAGTAAGGGTAAAATAAAATCGTAATTTAGAAATCGGGGCATTTCTCGTCAGCCCAACTTGAGGAAAAactgtttttcataactttggCAGTAATTAACATGCTTAGTTTAAAGACAAGATTATAATGAAAACTCCAATCGAGGGATAAGATATTAAGTAAGTCAATATCCTGCGCAGCTGGCGCAGGTAATGTTGGCGTGAGAGACTATTCTCCTCGCGGCTTGGCCGCTCGTTAATTTGCCTCACGCAATAGCACCAGCTACGCAGGATAATAATTCAACCATCGAAAACGAACTGGAACAAAAGCTTCCCGTCTTTACTCTGATCATGAGTAACGGATACCGATCGACTCATACAGGGAACACGTCAATTAAATCGCTGCTGAGATAACAAGGCGCATTACGAATATGGGTTTTACCTAAGAATgccaaggacaaagaaaaacaaacaaacttataTTCAACTACAGAATCACATGAACTGTAGCATACTCGACACCTTCAGAACATAATATTAAACCCCAACGGATTCAAGTTAAGTGTGTTAAACTTAACTTTCAGGTGTCGTAACCCAAATTTATCAAAGAattggtaggttttatttttgATTCCTGAAGTTATCGCTTACCTGTTGTCCAAGAGAAACAGGCATCCCCGAGTGGCACTTCGGGATGACGGACTTGGTTTATCGAGAGCGCGTTTCttgcaaagtgaaaaaaattaacatgcagAAGCATCTGTTACCTTTTTCGTTCCCGCATTATCCTTCCTCGtgtgaatttaatttcaaatcgTCAAATAGGCGACGAATTCCCCTAAGGCGATGTCaaatttttacatgtaaaagtatATAGCACCCGAAGATGACAGATAATCTTTAAAAAAGTATTGACAAAGAACTTACGATATTCTACGACCAACGTTAAAAGATCGTTCTCTTGTTGTCTTTAAAACTTTAAGGCCGTAAGTTTTAAGGTCACACCACATCTAGTGATAACTTATTCATCAACTTTGTCGCTCTAAATTGATTTTGCACAAGTTGAGTGGGTGGAAGCACATCAAAATGACTCTTTTAATGTTGGACTATTGACAGGAGATAATAGAAAAAATGTGTATAGCACTGTTTGTggtaagaattttttttcggcGAAGGAGACCGGCAACGATAACCGAGTTGACCAAATGTTGCGGTTTGAAACATTCatagtttcaaattttaatttccCTAGCATTTGTTGCCTCTTAATATCAAGTCCATCAGACTCGATTAGCAttcccacaaaaaaaaattcatagaATTATCATAGAACCAAGTGATGCGAGTTATGTATGAAGTGCTAAAGAATGGGACATTATTTCTTTCAAGAGTGAGAAAATGGGACAAGAATTGTATATATTTGAGCTGCGGGCTTAAGACGCAAGAGAGAAATCATCTTCGCTattatctggaaaatttaagcaccagcatcgcagaggtcattggTTCGAATCCTGTTTGAGCCACATGTAGTTTTCATTTGTCTACAAGCGACAAttgcttaaggaggctcgaaacaAAGTCTGTAAGCCAGCTTTTcagaaaaattgatttttttgaaatgtctctctaaattttttttcactgacagaatttttttaaatttgaaaggcaAACCTTTTAAGTTAAtgtaagctaacatgcaaaaaaagaaaaaaatttaccttccggaagcagagatataaacgagtaaagttgcaaaatcaggaaaaatgagggggttacaagatcagcatttacgtaTGCGTCACCAGTTCATTCGAGTACACGCGCGAGTGAAGCtaaggccaacacaaacggatttaagtgaccattaaccGTTTGTGTAGAGTTTTCGTAGTTTTCAGCACCGCAACTTTGGAATGCCCTGCCACTAGAACTGCGTCAAAACACAAatatttcgagttttaaacgaTGTTTAAAGACACATCTTTTTAGATCTGCTTTTCAATGAACTTACTGTAATTTTagaacaatattatttttgtattaattttttgaatgataaatttttaaagtcaatttatttgtaGTATCACCATTATTGTAATTAGCATTATTTActactttttaataattattgttgtaaatatctttaatttctaTTCATTGTAATGCGCCCATGATCATTTTATGAAATGGACGCAGAAGaagtattaaaaattattattattattattttcgtgaataggagatgtctatttatattccacttatataggaattagaagaaatgtgagcgaaattagcggtatttgtttatttccggcgacccattttgaatcgtgagctgacgcgagcagcttttagaatttcgTGTGTgacttacgcgcgcgcgctcagctgaaaaccctttcgagtcTCCTTCATAAAATTGTCCCGATAAGCGCGAGGAGacgcgaggatcatttctctctttcgacAGGAaggaatatttacaaagaaagcGAATCCCTTTAGTCTCCATTGCCAGCTAAAATCTTGGACATTTCCAATAGAAAATAAAGACCACCCCTCCCTCCAATttcaatgataaaaaaaatagcGCGATTCAACTTGCGCGCGGAttcatcactgattttggggagTGGGGTTACTAATTTTTCAttctattttgtccaagattgtagttccAGTCTATCAGTTTGGTCAAGTATTCTGTGTAATCAGACTCTAATTCGTCTCACACCACGTTCCTTGACGGAACTTCCGCCCACTGGTTGATTGACGTTTGCACAGCATTTCCGCTGCGGACCGATGATACTGGAGTGGAAGCCTTCAACAGTCAATCAGATCTAGGGCTTTTCACAAATTGCTCGATAATCATCGTGtgtgtgatgtaacgataattttattgGATAAAgtaattccacattaccattttcgagttttaaataACCTAACATAGCCCGTTCATAATCTCTTATTTTGGAGGCCTGTGGTGATAGCTAGTAAAAGGAAGTAGTATAAGAATGACATACATAGAACAcaataaaagaaaggaaagacgGTAAAAcataactttgtttatttaataaatttcaaacattacTATTACGTAAACTTGACcatgtacaataaacaaatttcgatTATGATCATTAATTTACTTGATGTTTCCATTCAGACAGGGATTTCCCCTAAGAAGACTTGATGATAATCAAGATGCATAAGAAAGGAGGCCTCGATTGTTCAATATCAacccggcaggtacaaaacacaggtcaccgttttaccaatacagaaagtatcctaaacattcataaaagctaaccttaggcctaaaaacttttctttaggctagttaggcctaaggttagctgttatgaatgtttaggatactttctgtattggtaaaacaattaCCTGTGACCTGCCGGATTCCCGCCATATTTCCACCCCATACACGAAGAGACACGACTCCTCACTCTTTAAATCGAGCGGTATTCTTGTCCTCATGTAAGAAGTGCTCGAATCTCGATGCATATATCACGAACGATGTAGGTATATAAAGACATGGGCGTTAGTAGTCATGCTGTGTATGTTATAACGCATCTTGATGTGGTTAAAACTTGATGGAAAGTATCACGAATCATGATGTATATTTATTGGGAAACTTGATGTACATATTGCTGAAGAATCTTCATGTAAATAATTATATcagataatcttgatgtaagtgTAGCATCGTTTAACATGTAAATATGAGCTTCGATATTTATATGGCGAATTTTGATGTATGTATAACAGTCTTGATGTGCATGTACAACCACTTGATATATGTATGCCATTCTTATTGTGTAAATAGCACATCTTAATGTTTTGTCCCTTTTTAACAAGCATACTGCACACAATGAGAAAGAAACAGAACTATGACAAAATATGCGTTTCCTTTTCTTAGGAATTTCTGTGACATAGTTACCCTCACatacaatagttgtttacttgaATAGACAtgtaaattttgttttcccaatacagatcatgtgataatactcaggagatttgatcctttgtcttgttcattaaaaagagtgtaTGCCGACATGAATGTTTCCATGTACtcttttaaagtgcctatatagtagaaaaatatcttttgcttattttaaagacctttcaagATAATAAAGAATGGTGTTCAAACTTTTATCAAGTAAGGCACAAACTTATGCCCTCTAcgctgttgccatggcaatcaTTTTTCCTGCTGGGTCAATTCAACACAggattgattttgttttttattgtcgTGATAAGACTTGTTCACTCTCAGTAAGCTTATACAGAGATGTAAAGCATTATGGGCAGACACATGCATTTCAAGTCCGACCATCTGCCTCAACTTATCTGTTCAAAATCCGAAATATTTGTTTCATTACAGAGAGGGACAGGAAACGagactgttgccatggcaacctcTTAACGGGTATCACTTTGTGTTCTTATCACTGGTGCCACGTTTGAATCTCATTACTCCAATATTTTCgtagatattctcaattttggaATTTATTACAGTGATTTGTGCAGTTTgagatatcatttttttttacaaaaacttgaatatttcTGGAACGAGAAagtattccaaaatagaaaacaccattcttcatcaatATGAAAGGTcttttaaaataagcaaaagatagtttttacttcataggcataTGATCTGaactgggaaaacaaaatgtacaaccAAACCATACTTAGTACTCTACTAACTATGACCAAACAGGTGTAATGATATGAGGGTAGATTTCTAAATAATAATTGCTTTCAAACATGTTCATGACTGAAGATAGTTTTTTTAGAGGAGCAAGGCTGGCACAGTGGTGACAGCACTTgcatcccaccaatgtggcctgggttcaattcccagacttggcgtcatatgtgggttgagtttgttcaggttctctactctactctaagaggtttgatttgatttaagggcccactgacgtttttttggggtgcgttgcaaaggatgtaatggttaagtaatttgagagaatttgcattagtttggtcagtttccaactttggTAAGCCAATgcccctaaatatgacgtcatcatgccacgcccatggttacgtgaacaataaaagaaaactttaaCTTTGTCTCattgctacgcaatttgggtatttaatcgatggtttgataatttgtattcgtttttgcatccagccaagcatggttttctttttattttgaaaaatgttctttttaaagacataaatgatactgaaatacccataacttcttcaaaaaagatgatttgaaaaaatcaatgcttagctatattctgtatatggggtgaaacgtgccatgtaaaaaaaaattaattcaatttaaaggccgctggaaatttagctttttctcaaaactggaagtcagttcgtttactcACGCGCAGTTAATCTGAGAATGAACGAGAGGAAGGgcaaggaaaaaccttcgatgcaaacaacagttcgtgtggtgacttttgcttgtgagtgggttttcttgtcatctcgatatgatgacgtcagttaccggaagtaacattacacttccttagcaacgcgcaaAAAATCCCACTGTGGGCCCTTAAGTGTGCAGTGTCCAGTGCCCCAGTGCTAAATACCGGTACACTTGACGCTTAATTAAAGTCGATTATTTAATAAAAGTTCATTATTCGGAACCCAAGCGTCTTTCTTATTAACAACTTGGCAAGGTATGATGATCTCATCTGTTGAGAAAATTGGCTGGATTTTCAACAACCAGAGGGAACGTTATGTAgagggaaaaataaaaagaaagtttCGTTCATGTCACAGACACCAATCCTCTAAAGACTACACGCACTCAAAAGATCTTATCTCACCAAGTTGTCAAAAGATCTAGATAAGAATAAGCTAATCATCATTTAACGATTCAAAGGGCCCTGAATTAGTCTTTCCTTTTTCAGACAACTTACAACACTCATTTTTCCTCTAAAATTTCCCTTATTTCCCAAAAACCCACAACAAACATATCTAAAATTATTAACATTTCTGTTGCCCCTGTGGTACAAATTACAAGCCTGTTAAATAGCAATAAAATTATCATATCCTATTAAATATGTCTCCACACCAACATCTGCAATGTTCCCAACCCCCTACCCCCATAGTGCTTTACTAGTTACAATACGTACATGAAATCTTTCATCAATGATATTGACCCATTTCACTACGTgtcaaactacatgtaatctCTCTTGTTACAAAAGCTTAAGTTGCCGTAAACAAAGCACTTTGTCTATACGGAATTTCTTGCCATGTTACCATGAAGACAGAAGGAATTGATATTACCAGTACTACTACACAAATTTAAAGATGAAATACAGCGACAAAACTTCTCCTGCAACTCCACCTTGCAAAAGATGACCAGGTAGACAACATATCATGCATTGGCAGGACAGAACAACACTCATACTACAAGGATAACTTCCACTCTCTTCACAAAAAACAGCAAGGACAGGCAGAATTGTTGTAACCTTGTGGAGGTGCTAGGCCGTAGATACCCACCACAGCATAAGAAGAGAGAGACAGGGATTAGTAAATCCCAAATAGCCGTGTTTGCAGCACCACTTAATTAATCTTTTGCAGTAACAAAGAAAGCAGTACAACTCGCGCAAACACCAAGACAACAAATACAGAAACATATTGAACCCATTAGAATGTAGCTAGCTGTGATGACCCAAAATGCAAACACGTACAGTGTTGGATTACAATAGTTCAATGGATCAGAGGGTGGTGGAGTTGGATTTGGTTTATACTtgctgtaaacccaaatatttcCTGCAATAAACCATGTAAATAAAAACAGATTCAAAACACCGTCAATAAATTTTGTGGACATAGATTGGTCCTCGTCAATATCAGCGTCATCTTCATGAGTTCTTGCTCGTTGACAAAGTACTATAATGGTTTTTAACATTCCAAATGATCCTCCCACAATAAGATAAATTGGAATGAAAGGTTCCACTGGGCAATCATCTCTGTATTTAGctcctgaaaaaaaattggaaaggaGGTCTAAAAGTGATTGATTGAGCAGGAGTTCTCCACTGGGTATAAAAAATGGTGAGCAGACTGACTTGTGAAGTGAATGTGTCATAAAAATATAAGTTAACAGTTAATATTCTGTACCTAACCTGCTGAATGGCCATTCAAAAATTTGGAAGAAGACTACCATTTAGGATAAATTTTACAAGGGTATAAACTTGACCTTATTACCGTGGTTGGCTATATTGGTCATGAAGTATTTAATttattaactacttaataaccgagagtgaggtcgttacagcaacATCTTAAACTGAGGCCTTGCTGTATTGACTGAGCAACAGTgaggtcaatacagctaggccgggatttgagattttgctgtcaGTAACAACCGAAtggtcgaggttattaagttgtttattatatggctaacgAAACagttctaaagaagaaaaaactaatttacataatccataatcggccCATGGGCATTACGtgagaataatgccctagcgcttagctgctcttagTCAATCACTGCACACATTATATCagccagaaacactagccatataataatgatatttgGTGATTGTTAAGATATACAGGGGATATTTAATGTTAGCAAGCTATTGGCTTCTTCTACATCAATATTACTAGACAACTCATTCTTGTTAAATGAGGCTAAAAATATGTATTACTGACTGAGTTCAAGACCAATGCTGTTAAACTGTGAGCTGCATTTTTCCACTTTAATTTTAATATCACAAAATCCACAAATTGAAGTTAGAAACAACAAAGAGCTGCAGCTTACAGTACAGCACCAGAACAAAACTTGTTAATGAATTAAGGAATTTAACAAAGCTGCtacctaagaaaattttaaaggggccctcagagctaaacgctgagaacttaggagcccaacatatgaagtgaaaggcgttgctgtgaaaaattaaggagcccagagctattctttgggagccccaggctaccgggctcctgttaggcaacagccttgaactcaaaatcaaactttttaattttattgtgCCACGCTGTGGAAAATGGCGTGCTAAATACCCCAATCTGAGTAATTGAGTGTCTCAGGATGTAACAATGTACAATTATTCACTTCACTCAAAGGCAAGGTTAAATTCCATATATACAATGTGGGTCAGCAGTTGCCCCCCTTTTTGTGGGACCTGTGGCTGTGGTGCTTTTGCAGAGAGATCTTCATGGCACTACCACACCCTCATTTGTTTGCTTGCTGGCCAAATGAAAAACGGTACCATTTTTTTTGCTTGCAACATTTTAAGTCCTTTCCCTCTCAtcaagtttctttaattttgtggAAATGAGcactttgattggttgattcttggtcacatgcccctgatcaaattcaaacgTATCCCAACCGGGAAACAATTCTGCAgctgttgcccgctccggatgttttgctgcgattgttgaaggaaaagtctaaataatATTACAAAGCAATAGACCATAATTCGTATCCTCAGTATTGGattggaactagcttgcaatggaggctaatgcggggaaatcctttcaaatgcaaatactttttaatgtaTTCCCCCGCGTTAGCCTcgattgcaagctagttccagtccgatactgggaatacgaatatggtctattaatgTCTGGTCTCCTGGGAAaccagttagttttgttttccattgAGTCCTGATGTTTCTCATGACTTAATGTCTcaggaaacatcaggactcttgggaaaacaaaaccagtatcatgtgaccatatcgtTGGCTCAAGTTTACAGCTCAtcaaggtcagcttttttttttaagtaatatatcaaacacgagaaggagtgtttcatcggatatccaaacaccgagaagcgagttgaaaaacaaggccgaaggccgagttttttaaccgatttcgaggtgtttggatatccgatgaaacactcttttg
This window harbors:
- the LOC137999533 gene encoding transmembrane protein 272-like isoform X1 codes for the protein MQFLIASDVHKTRKKPTGPKSEKTTHIHEEDDKIWPDQEGPPPSYDSLFGQIKEAKETSDGSFDFCKRVIQLFAGTIGCTIALSLLMALPIAMVIMGAKYRDDCPVEPFIPIYLIVGGSFGMLKTIIVLCQRARTHEDDADIDEDQSMSTKFIDGVLNLFLFTWFIAGNIWVYSKYKPNPTPPPSDPLNYCNPTLYVFAFWVITASYILMGSICFCICCLGVCASCTAFFVTAKD
- the LOC137999533 gene encoding transmembrane protein 272-like isoform X2, with the translated sequence MSEKTTHIHEEDDKIWPDQEGPPPSYDSLFGQIKEAKETSDGSFDFCKRVIQLFAGTIGCTIALSLLMALPIAMVIMGAKYRDDCPVEPFIPIYLIVGGSFGMLKTIIVLCQRARTHEDDADIDEDQSMSTKFIDGVLNLFLFTWFIAGNIWVYSKYKPNPTPPPSDPLNYCNPTLYVFAFWVITASYILMGSICFCICCLGVCASCTAFFVTAKD